GCGCGCCATTCGCGCATGACGCGCCCGATCAGCTGCCCGCGCCGCCCGTGTTCGACGAGCGCTTCACGATCGACGGGCGCGAGCAGGAGCCGATGCACGATCGCGTCGCCCTCCTTGTACACGTGACTCACGCCCGCCGAGATCCTCCCGGCTTCGAGCGCGCCGCGATCCGCGACCTGCCCGCCCGATTCGGCGTAGAACGGCGTGCGATCGAGCACCACCTCGAAGTGGCCCTCCCCGCTCTCGCGCCAGCGGCGAAGCTGGATGCCGGTGGCGTCGAGGGTCTGATAGCCGAGGAATTCGGAGTCCGGGCCGCCCGTCACCTCGACCCACTGCTCTCGCGCCTCCGCCCCCTTCGCGAACTTGCTGGCGGCGCGGGCCCGCTCGCGCTGCTCGTCCATCGCGCGATCGAAGCCGGCGCGATCGACGGTGACCCCGCGTTGCGCGGCAATCTCCTCGGTCAGCTCGATCGGGAATCCGTAGGTGTCGTGGAGCACGAACGCCTCGCGTCCGTCGAGGCGATTGGCGACGCCTTCGAGCAGTTTTTCGAGCCGCGCGATGCCGGCCTCGAAGGTTTCGCCGAAGCCGGCCTCTTCGTGCTCGAGCACCCGCAGGATCTGAGCCCGATGCTCGACCAGCTCGCGATAGTGTCCGCCGAAAATGTCGATCGCCTGCCCGGCGACGGCGGCCAGGAACGTGGCATGGATGTCGAGCCCGGCCCGCGAGCGTCCGCGAGTGACGGCGCGACGCAGCAGGCGGCGGAGCACGTAGCCCGCGCCCTCGTTGCCGGGCAGCGCACCCTCCGCGATCGGGAAGGTGAGCGCGCGCACGTGGTCGGCGATGATGCGGGCGTCGCGAATCGCTGCATGCGAATCGCGCGGCTTCGGCGATCCCAGCTCGCGCACCGTTCGCACCATCGGCTCGAACACGTCGGTGTCGAAGATGATGCTCTTCTCCTGCACGATCATCGAGAGCCGCTCGATGCCCATGCCGGTATCGATGCCCGGGCGCGCCAGCGGCTTGAGCGTGCCGTCGGCCTGCGCGTCGAACTGCGGGAACACCAGGTTCCAGAACTCCATGTAGCGATCGCCGGGATCGCCGGGCCGTTCACCCCAGAACGCGCCGGGCGCCAGGTAGTCGGGGCGCCTCTCTCCCAGATCGAAGTAGATCTCGCTGCACGGGCCACACGCGCCCGCGCCGCCGGCAGGACCCCAGAAATTGTCCTTGCGGCCCAGCGGAACGATCCGGCTCTCCGCGAGCCCCACCTTCTTCCACAGCGCCACCGCTTCGTCGTCACGCGGCAGCGATCCCTCGCCCTCGAACACGGAGGCGTAGAGTCGACCCTTGGGAAGCCCCAGGACCTGGGTCACGAACTCCCAGGCCAGCGCGATCGCCTCTTCCTTGAAGTAAGCGCCGCGCTCGCGCGGCCCGAACGAGAAGTTGCCGAGCATCTCGAAGAACGTGCCGTGCCGCGGCGTCAGCCCGACGCTGTCGAGATCGGTGAGACGAAGGCACTTCTGCACCGAGACTGCGCGCGTGTAGGGCACGTCGCTGGCGGTGTAGTAGGGCTTGAACTGCACCATGCCGGCGGTGGTGAACAGCAGCGTCGGATCGTTCGGCACCAGCGGCGAGCTCGGCACCTCGGTGTGGCCGTGCTGGCGGAAGAAATCGAGGAACGCGCGGCGGAGCTGGGCGGCAGTGCGTGCGGTGGAGGTGGGCGAAGTCATCCGGGCTCCGACATGGGCGGCGCGGCGTCTCTCGGCAGAGGCGGCGCGGGAAGGTCAGGATGCAGAGACGCGACAAGATAGCGGAAACGGCCCTCGCGCGTCAGCGGCACGGTGTCCGGAATTCTCCCATTGCCTGGCGCGTGGCGAGGAGCCACCATTTCCATGCTGCCTCGGACCCGCAGGCACCACCCAACCCGGTGAAAGGAGTACCCCATGTCCCGGCCCGCACTGGTTCGATTCGCCCTCACCGCCCTCGCGCTTTGCTCACTCCACGTCGGCGCTCGCGCTTCGGGCTTCGATCTCATCTTCGCCGACTCGATCGAAGTGGTGGCGAGCCCGGGGGTCTCCGGTTTCAGCTACGGAAACGACATAGCGCT
The window above is part of the Candidatus Sulfotelmatobacter sp. genome. Proteins encoded here:
- the alaS gene encoding alanine--tRNA ligase, which gives rise to MTSPTSTARTAAQLRRAFLDFFRQHGHTEVPSSPLVPNDPTLLFTTAGMVQFKPYYTASDVPYTRAVSVQKCLRLTDLDSVGLTPRHGTFFEMLGNFSFGPRERGAYFKEEAIALAWEFVTQVLGLPKGRLYASVFEGEGSLPRDDEAVALWKKVGLAESRIVPLGRKDNFWGPAGGAGACGPCSEIYFDLGERRPDYLAPGAFWGERPGDPGDRYMEFWNLVFPQFDAQADGTLKPLARPGIDTGMGIERLSMIVQEKSIIFDTDVFEPMVRTVRELGSPKPRDSHAAIRDARIIADHVRALTFPIAEGALPGNEGAGYVLRRLLRRAVTRGRSRAGLDIHATFLAAVAGQAIDIFGGHYRELVEHRAQILRVLEHEEAGFGETFEAGIARLEKLLEGVANRLDGREAFVLHDTYGFPIELTEEIAAQRGVTVDRAGFDRAMDEQRERARAASKFAKGAEAREQWVEVTGGPDSEFLGYQTLDATGIQLRRWRESGEGHFEVVLDRTPFYAESGGQVADRGALEAGRISAGVSHVYKEGDAIVHRLLLAPVDREALVEHGRRGQLIGRVMREWRAPVMRHHTATHLLHAALRSTLGTHVKQAGSLVAPDRLRFDYSHFEGPSPEQLATIEKRVADWVHANREVSWQELPLDEAKRRGAMALFGEKYGARVRMVTVDGVPALGIEPSLELCGGTHVSRTGEIGDFLLVAESAIAAGVRRVEARCGEESHQFLRGEIARFGDAFATAGEKLDAELGALAGENAERDRAARRAQVQDAVESVRAGAAALVARVGHEPATVVRERLRALEHESTATLEGLKQVLATLRKAQSEAARGGLEAEMAKLAGQAVAAPGGRWVVAQIQSEADAGAVRDAADQLSGALKRGAAVLALRSGEKLTFVASVTADLVAEKKLNASDLVKKVAQVTGGSGGGKPHLALAGGKDASRLEAALDEARRLLKEALA